A DNA window from Maribellus comscasis contains the following coding sequences:
- a CDS encoding DUF4097 family beta strand repeat-containing protein, with translation MKSIIRTGILLLFICVAGILNAQTSQELVVPLSNAGKSGTLEVGIMYGSIKVIGTSVKDVVVNVSTEQKKVKEPDKNGLKRIANNSFGLTAKEEDNYVKVNTDLSNKNVMLEIQVPANFNLKLKAVNNGDISVEKVNGEMEISHVNGEITLTDVSGSAVVGTTNGDIKANFNSVTENTPMAFTTFNGDVDVTFPADIKASVKMQSNMGDIFTDFDMVMKKGTPKEEKDAEKGIYKVSLEEWTRGDISGGGPEITFKNFQGDIIIRSK, from the coding sequence ATGAAATCAATTATCAGAACAGGAATTTTATTGTTATTTATCTGCGTAGCCGGAATATTAAATGCACAAACATCACAGGAACTCGTGGTTCCGTTGAGCAATGCGGGAAAATCGGGAACATTGGAAGTTGGCATTATGTACGGTTCAATTAAAGTAATTGGCACATCGGTAAAAGATGTTGTTGTCAATGTTTCCACAGAACAGAAGAAAGTGAAAGAACCCGATAAAAACGGGTTAAAACGTATAGCAAACAATTCATTTGGACTGACAGCCAAAGAAGAGGACAACTACGTAAAAGTAAATACTGATTTAAGCAATAAAAATGTGATGCTGGAAATTCAGGTTCCGGCAAATTTTAATCTAAAGCTAAAAGCAGTTAACAACGGTGATATTTCAGTTGAGAAAGTAAATGGCGAAATGGAAATAAGCCACGTTAATGGTGAAATAACATTAACCGATGTATCGGGTTCAGCAGTTGTTGGCACAACAAATGGTGACATTAAAGCGAATTTTAATAGTGTCACAGAAAATACTCCTATGGCCTTTACCACATTTAATGGCGATGTGGATGTGACGTTCCCTGCCGATATAAAAGCTTCCGTAAAAATGCAATCAAACATGGGAGACATTTTCACCGATTTTGATATGGTAATGAAAAAAGGTACTCCGAAAGAAGAAAAGGACGCAGAAAAAGGAATTTATAAAGTTTCATTGGAAGAGTGGACCAGGGGTGACATCAGCGGTGGCGGACCTGAAATAACCTTTAAGAATTTCCAGGGAGATATTATTATCCGGAGTAAATAA
- a CDS encoding Gfo/Idh/MocA family oxidoreductase, whose amino-acid sequence MTNRRTFIKNSAMATAAVGLTATMPLAMDSCAGANEKLVCGLIGANGMGFSDLKAFLGQKNTECAAICDVDENVLNRRIADTEKIQGLKPKGFTDYRKLLEEPGIDVVIIGTPDHWHCLPMVEACQAGKDVYCEKPLGNTIEEINIMERAAEKYNTVVQVGMWQRSDPHWRDAVEYVNSGKLGKIRTVRTWAYQGWMGNIPVKPDSEPPAGVDYDFWLGPAQKRPFNPNRFHFNFRWYYDYAGGLMTDWGVHIIDYGLFGMGDPSPKSIMAMGGKFAYPDDAAETPDTLQALYEFDGHTMLWDHGVGIDGGYFGRNHGVGFVGNNGTLVVDRSGWEVIPERKQNKDVIERVDLIKGTGKGLELHMANFIEGVKDRNRDLNANITVAANTARVAHLGNIAHRTGKRLYWDNEKSTFIGDDDANSYLVPTYRAPWELPKV is encoded by the coding sequence ATGACAAACAGAAGAACTTTTATCAAAAATTCGGCAATGGCTACAGCTGCGGTCGGATTAACTGCTACTATGCCGCTGGCAATGGATTCATGCGCAGGGGCTAATGAAAAACTGGTATGTGGTCTTATTGGTGCAAATGGAATGGGTTTTAGTGACCTAAAGGCTTTTTTGGGGCAAAAAAACACAGAGTGTGCTGCCATTTGCGACGTTGATGAGAATGTATTAAACAGACGAATTGCCGACACTGAAAAGATTCAGGGATTAAAACCGAAAGGTTTTACCGATTACCGAAAGTTATTGGAAGAACCTGGAATTGATGTGGTAATCATTGGGACACCCGACCACTGGCATTGTTTGCCAATGGTTGAAGCGTGCCAGGCAGGCAAAGATGTGTATTGCGAAAAACCGCTTGGAAATACGATTGAGGAAATCAATATAATGGAACGGGCGGCAGAAAAATACAATACGGTTGTCCAGGTTGGGATGTGGCAGCGCAGCGATCCGCACTGGCGCGATGCGGTGGAGTATGTAAACTCGGGTAAACTGGGAAAAATCCGTACCGTTCGTACGTGGGCTTATCAGGGTTGGATGGGTAATATTCCCGTAAAACCTGATAGTGAGCCACCGGCTGGGGTTGATTATGATTTTTGGTTGGGACCCGCTCAAAAGAGACCTTTCAATCCCAATCGTTTTCACTTTAATTTCAGATGGTATTATGATTATGCCGGAGGATTAATGACGGACTGGGGAGTTCATATTATTGATTATGGTTTATTCGGAATGGGTGACCCTTCACCAAAATCGATAATGGCAATGGGTGGTAAATTTGCCTACCCGGACGATGCTGCAGAAACACCGGATACTCTGCAGGCATTATATGAATTTGACGGACATACCATGTTATGGGATCATGGCGTTGGTATCGACGGAGGATACTTTGGAAGAAATCACGGTGTTGGTTTTGTTGGAAATAATGGCACTTTGGTTGTTGATCGTAGCGGTTGGGAAGTGATTCCTGAAAGAAAACAAAATAAAGATGTAATTGAACGTGTGGATTTGATCAAAGGAACAGGAAAAGGACTTGAATTGCACATGGCTAATTTTATTGAAGGAGTTAAAGACCGTAACCGCGATTTAAATGCCAATATAACAGTTGCGGCCAACACCGCGCGTGTTGCCCATTTGGGAAACATTGCCCACCGCACGGGCAAACGTCTGTACTGGGACAATGAAAAAAGTACATTTATCGGAGACGATGACGCGAATTCGTACCTGGTTCCTACGTACCGTGCACCATGGGAACTTCCTAAAGTGTAA
- a CDS encoding sugar phosphate isomerase/epimerase family protein, whose amino-acid sequence MSRPVTLFTGQWADLPIETICQKAKEFGYDGLELCCWGDHMEVDKADQAYCDERKALLEKYDLKLFAISTHLDGQCVCDPIDQRHKSIASPHVWGDGDPEGVRQRAAEEMIKTAKVAKMLGLDVVNGFTGSPIWHLLYSFPAVPQEMIEKGYEEFASRWIPILDEYQKLGVKFALEAHPTEIAFDIHTAHLALKALDNHPAFGFNFDPSHFGYQHVDYVRFIYEFSDRIFHVHMKDAYWSDVPMGVGVFGGHMEFGDNRRYWNFRSLGRGKVNFENIIRALNDIGYNGPLSVEWEDSGMNREAGAAEACAFVKKVDFAPSDVAFDDAMQKDK is encoded by the coding sequence ATGTCTAGACCAGTTACACTTTTTACAGGACAATGGGCCGATTTACCCATTGAGACGATATGTCAGAAAGCCAAAGAATTTGGATACGACGGGCTTGAGCTTTGTTGCTGGGGTGATCACATGGAAGTGGACAAAGCAGATCAGGCCTACTGCGACGAAAGAAAAGCATTGCTTGAGAAATATGATTTAAAGTTATTTGCAATATCCACCCATCTCGACGGACAATGTGTTTGTGACCCCATTGATCAAAGACACAAGAGTATTGCAAGCCCGCATGTTTGGGGCGACGGCGATCCGGAAGGTGTCCGGCAGCGGGCAGCCGAGGAAATGATAAAAACCGCGAAAGTGGCTAAAATGCTTGGACTTGATGTTGTTAACGGATTTACAGGAAGTCCGATTTGGCATTTGTTGTACTCATTTCCGGCAGTTCCACAGGAAATGATCGAGAAGGGATATGAAGAATTTGCCAGCCGTTGGATTCCAATTCTGGATGAATATCAAAAATTGGGAGTTAAGTTTGCATTGGAGGCGCATCCTACGGAAATAGCTTTCGATATTCATACAGCTCATCTTGCGTTAAAAGCATTGGATAATCATCCCGCTTTCGGTTTTAACTTCGACCCAAGTCATTTTGGATACCAACATGTGGATTATGTCCGTTTCATTTACGAATTTTCAGATCGTATTTTTCATGTTCATATGAAAGATGCATACTGGAGCGATGTCCCAATGGGGGTTGGAGTTTTTGGTGGTCATATGGAATTTGGCGATAACCGCAGGTATTGGAATTTCAGGAGCCTGGGAAGAGGAAAAGTAAATTTTGAAAATATCATCAGGGCATTAAACGACATTGGGTATAACGGACCTCTCTCTGTTGAATGGGAAGACAGCGGGATGAACCGCGAAGCTGGTGCAGCCGAAGCATGCGCTTTTGTTAAAAAAGTAGACTTCGCACCATCAGATGTTGCTTTTGATGATGCAATGCAGAAAGATAAATAA
- a CDS encoding Gfo/Idh/MocA family protein, producing the protein MNRKLRMGMVGGGTDAFIGAIHRLAAFMDNQIELVCGCFSVNPEISKSSGKLYYLPEDRVYETFQEMFEKEAQLPEGERMDFVSIVTPNFVHFAPAMMALENGFNVVLDKPITFTLDEALQLKAKVEETGLTLALTHTYSGYPAVKHARQMVADGELGEIRKVFVEYPQGWLSARVEEQGNAQASWRTDPKKSGKAGCMGDIGTHAHQLAEYITGLKVTELCAELNVFVPNRLLDDDGAALMRFENGAKGVLMATQIAAGEENAIRIRVYGEKGGLEWFQHEPNSLIAKWLDKPTQILRVGTSMNSTVATHNTRTPGGHPEGYLEAFANIYRNFAWTVMAKKDGKEPTAEMLDFPNVEDGIRGMQFIDTVVKAGYDNEIKWVKFGE; encoded by the coding sequence ATGAATAGAAAACTTAGAATGGGTATGGTCGGTGGAGGAACCGATGCTTTTATTGGAGCAATTCACCGTTTGGCGGCTTTTATGGACAATCAGATAGAGCTGGTTTGCGGTTGTTTTAGTGTAAACCCTGAGATCTCAAAATCATCAGGAAAATTATATTATTTGCCGGAAGACCGTGTTTACGAAACTTTTCAGGAAATGTTTGAAAAAGAGGCGCAACTTCCTGAGGGTGAGCGTATGGATTTTGTTTCCATCGTTACTCCAAATTTTGTCCATTTTGCGCCTGCAATGATGGCGTTGGAAAATGGGTTTAATGTCGTTCTGGATAAACCAATTACTTTCACACTTGATGAAGCTTTACAATTGAAGGCAAAAGTTGAGGAAACAGGTTTAACTTTGGCACTTACCCATACTTATTCAGGATACCCTGCAGTGAAACATGCGCGGCAAATGGTTGCCGATGGGGAACTTGGTGAAATAAGAAAAGTATTCGTTGAATATCCTCAGGGCTGGCTTTCTGCAAGAGTAGAAGAACAGGGGAACGCACAAGCTTCCTGGAGAACTGACCCTAAGAAATCGGGAAAAGCCGGATGTATGGGAGACATCGGTACGCATGCTCACCAGTTGGCAGAATATATTACCGGTTTAAAAGTGACCGAACTTTGTGCAGAGCTTAACGTATTTGTCCCGAACCGTTTATTGGACGATGACGGCGCTGCCTTAATGCGATTTGAAAATGGCGCGAAAGGAGTACTGATGGCCACACAGATTGCAGCCGGTGAAGAGAATGCAATTAGAATTCGGGTTTACGGTGAAAAAGGTGGATTGGAGTGGTTTCAGCATGAACCAAATTCGCTTATCGCAAAATGGCTTGATAAACCAACACAGATTTTGCGGGTTGGAACAAGCATGAATAGCACTGTTGCTACGCATAATACAAGAACGCCCGGTGGACATCCGGAAGGTTACCTCGAAGCCTTTGCTAATATTTACCGCAATTTTGCATGGACTGTTATGGCAAAAAAAGATGGAAAGGAACCAACCGCAGAGATGTTGGATTTTCCAAATGTTGAAGACGGAATCCGCGGAATGCAGTTTATTGATACTGTTGTGAAAGCAGGTTACGATAATGAAATTAAGTGGGTGAAATTTGGTGAATAA
- a CDS encoding hydroxypyruvate isomerase family protein, with the protein MKRRNFIKNTAASGMALTGLTAMTAAASTETVSSNSAKFKLKYAPGLGTFRENAGPDPIDNIKFIADQGFTAVFDNGLMGRTPEMQEKIGNELARLGMDLGPFIVYADHGKKYMVTNDTEVKELLKAKTTEALEVQKRTGAKTGLITPGLYDERMDWDYQTINVVENMRICCDIAGKTGLGLVLEPLNHQVNHPGLFLTKMPQAKLICVAVNHPSCKIVDDLYHQQITEGNLIMNIDLCWDYIGAFHIGDNPGRKEPTTGEINYKNIFKHIYDKGYDGTLCCEHGKSKQGKEGEMALIKAYRQVDSFDV; encoded by the coding sequence ATGAAAAGAAGAAATTTTATTAAAAACACCGCAGCCAGTGGAATGGCACTAACCGGATTGACCGCGATGACGGCAGCCGCTAGTACTGAAACTGTTTCATCCAATTCAGCAAAATTTAAATTAAAATATGCGCCCGGACTGGGAACATTTCGCGAAAATGCCGGCCCGGACCCGATTGACAATATAAAATTTATTGCAGACCAGGGTTTTACAGCAGTATTTGATAACGGATTAATGGGAAGAACACCGGAAATGCAGGAAAAAATCGGGAATGAACTTGCACGACTTGGAATGGACCTGGGACCTTTTATTGTTTATGCCGACCACGGAAAGAAGTACATGGTTACCAATGATACTGAAGTAAAAGAATTATTAAAGGCAAAAACTACGGAGGCGCTCGAAGTTCAAAAAAGAACCGGAGCAAAGACCGGGTTGATTACTCCGGGATTGTATGATGAAAGGATGGACTGGGATTACCAAACCATAAATGTTGTTGAAAACATGCGAATCTGTTGCGACATTGCAGGAAAAACCGGTTTGGGTTTGGTGCTGGAACCATTAAATCATCAGGTTAACCACCCGGGATTATTTTTAACTAAAATGCCTCAGGCAAAGCTGATTTGTGTTGCAGTAAATCATCCAAGCTGTAAAATAGTTGACGATTTGTACCACCAGCAGATAACAGAAGGCAACCTGATAATGAATATCGATTTGTGCTGGGATTACATCGGAGCTTTCCATATTGGAGACAATCCGGGAAGGAAAGAACCGACCACAGGCGAAATAAATTACAAAAATATATTCAAACATATTTACGACAAAGGTTACGACGGTACGCTTTGTTGTGAACACGGGAAAAGCAAACAGGGGAAAGAAGGAGAAATGGCGCTGATTAAGGCTTATCGCCAGGTAGATTCATTTGATGTTTAA
- a CDS encoding hydroxypyruvate isomerase family protein, which produces MKRRNFIKNTAAGGMALTGLASVAGVTAAETVSSAPVSFKLNYAPHLGMFKNSAGDDPIDQIKFMADQGFTAFEDNGMMGREPAMQTKMGETLARLNMTMGVFVVAKGGNLANPFAAGKKEYLDIFLDGCKRAVDVAKRVNAKWMTVVPGSFERRLPTGIQDANVIDALRRGAEILEPHGLVMVLEPLSDSPDLYLQTSDQTYMICKAVNSPSCKILYDIYHMQKNEGNVITNMERTWDEIAYIQIGDNPGRKEPTTGEINYKNVFKFIHEKGYTGVMGMEHGISKQGIEGEKRLIEAYKEVDSFEV; this is translated from the coding sequence ATGAAAAGAAGAAATTTTATAAAAAACACCGCAGCCGGTGGAATGGCTTTAACCGGGCTGGCCTCAGTAGCAGGAGTTACAGCCGCTGAAACGGTCTCATCTGCTCCAGTTTCATTTAAATTAAATTATGCTCCACACCTCGGTATGTTTAAAAACAGCGCGGGGGATGACCCGATTGACCAGATTAAATTTATGGCCGATCAGGGTTTTACGGCTTTTGAGGATAATGGTATGATGGGACGGGAGCCTGCAATGCAGACAAAAATGGGCGAAACCCTTGCCAGGCTGAATATGACAATGGGTGTTTTTGTTGTCGCCAAAGGTGGAAACCTCGCCAATCCTTTTGCTGCCGGCAAAAAGGAATATCTGGATATTTTCCTTGATGGTTGTAAAAGAGCAGTAGATGTTGCCAAACGGGTTAATGCCAAATGGATGACAGTTGTTCCGGGGAGTTTCGAGAGAAGGCTTCCGACTGGAATACAAGATGCCAATGTTATCGACGCTCTTCGAAGAGGAGCTGAAATTCTTGAACCTCACGGACTGGTAATGGTGCTTGAGCCATTGTCGGATTCTCCTGATCTTTATTTGCAAACTTCCGATCAAACCTACATGATTTGTAAAGCAGTAAATAGTCCTTCCTGCAAGATTTTATATGACATCTACCACATGCAGAAAAATGAAGGCAATGTTATCACAAACATGGAACGTACCTGGGATGAAATTGCCTACATTCAAATCGGTGATAATCCCGGAAGAAAGGAACCAACTACCGGAGAAATAAACTATAAAAATGTGTTTAAATTCATCCACGAAAAAGGATATACAGGTGTTATGGGAATGGAGCATGGCATTTCAAAACAAGGCATTGAAGGAGAAAAGCGGTTGATAGAAGCCTACAAAGAAGTGGACTCGTTTGAAGTATAA
- a CDS encoding glycoside hydrolase family 2 protein, translating into MKLRLYVFLFLAVLIFSCNREEEQIPLGEHPRPGFERSLWQNLNGEWNFRSDSLNVGLNEEWQNEAEFFDEEILVPFSWASPMSGVERPDINVGWYYRTFVLDEGKNWEQQNIYLVFSACDFNTTLWVNGQKAGEHSGGYIPFDFNISEFLKSGENQMVVRVEDEELDNRPSGKQYYGNAKGIWNTVYLEGRPDNYIKNIKFTPDIDKSQLVVEVFFKERSASAYTFHLAGKNNNIDFVTEIPANRNSGKFIVPITNMKLWDLDNPFLYEVSAIVSSESFTDEVSTYFGMRKISAVEVPGKDFQYVALNNKPVYMKLSLDQSYHPQGFYTFPSDEFMKEEIQRAKNLGLNGLRIHIKAEMPRKLYWADKLGLLIMEDVPNFWGEPDSTAKTNWEYIAGKEIERDYNHPSIFSWVLFNETWGLFSNDEDGKRSYTPETQEWVRSWYHKTKEYDPTRLVEDNSPCNWDHVITDINTWHRYSPARHWAGFLDRVVDSTFPGSSFNYIGKNEQTNVPMFNSECGAVWGYSGSTGDIDITWEYHIMMNEFRKRPEIAGFLFTEFHDVINEWNGYYRFDRSEKKFGLDELCPGMTMKDFHSDLYVVAGEDFFQTYKGGSAIEIPVGISAVTSDIPGELKLRYSVYGWDEIGEKYNITSGETDISAQPFKYTELQATKVNLPDKTGVVIFSTALEDSKGNILQRNFVPFKVEGNGSEYLTVTQSPEDFTEASWNIKHLSPQNGNKVWGMGSGYFGYEFELPKDLNGDEVESIEFRAELASRYPQSKYLEEGEAEKIGMTVVTEKGIDAGYGKNSYPQTDEKLHGAIVKINANDQLIATVELPDDPADHRGILSWMNQEPGWEWGSDDHSKPWLLDEAGSYGFLVKADLDETSKKSALETGKVTIRLFVDESTENRGGLSVYGENSGMYPMDLTLWIKKSQ; encoded by the coding sequence ATGAAGTTAAGGCTTTACGTATTTTTATTTTTAGCGGTTTTGATATTTTCCTGCAACAGGGAGGAAGAACAAATCCCTTTGGGTGAACATCCGCGTCCCGGTTTTGAACGGTCTCTCTGGCAAAATTTAAACGGGGAATGGAATTTTAGGTCCGATTCGCTGAATGTCGGACTAAACGAAGAGTGGCAGAATGAAGCTGAATTTTTTGATGAAGAGATTCTGGTTCCTTTCTCCTGGGCCAGTCCGATGAGTGGTGTAGAGCGACCGGATATAAATGTGGGCTGGTATTACAGAACTTTTGTTTTGGATGAAGGCAAAAACTGGGAACAGCAAAATATTTATCTTGTTTTTTCGGCCTGCGATTTTAATACCACACTGTGGGTAAACGGACAGAAAGCAGGAGAGCATTCGGGAGGTTACATTCCTTTCGATTTTAATATTTCTGAATTTCTAAAATCAGGAGAGAATCAGATGGTTGTTCGGGTAGAAGATGAGGAACTCGATAATCGACCGTCGGGAAAACAATATTACGGGAATGCAAAAGGAATCTGGAATACGGTTTATTTGGAAGGGCGCCCCGATAATTACATTAAAAACATAAAATTTACCCCGGATATCGACAAAAGTCAGCTGGTGGTTGAAGTATTTTTTAAGGAAAGATCTGCTTCTGCATACACTTTTCATTTAGCAGGGAAAAATAATAACATCGATTTTGTAACAGAAATTCCGGCGAACAGAAATTCCGGGAAATTTATTGTACCCATAACAAATATGAAACTTTGGGATTTGGATAATCCGTTTTTGTATGAAGTAAGCGCAATCGTTTCAAGTGAAAGTTTTACAGACGAAGTCTCAACTTATTTTGGAATGAGGAAAATTTCTGCGGTAGAAGTTCCGGGCAAGGACTTTCAATACGTGGCTTTAAACAATAAGCCTGTTTATATGAAACTCAGCCTTGACCAAAGTTATCATCCCCAGGGTTTTTATACTTTCCCTTCCGATGAGTTTATGAAAGAAGAGATTCAACGTGCAAAGAATCTTGGTTTAAACGGACTTCGGATTCATATAAAAGCCGAGATGCCCCGGAAATTGTATTGGGCCGATAAACTGGGTTTATTAATCATGGAAGATGTACCCAATTTTTGGGGAGAACCCGATAGCACTGCCAAAACAAACTGGGAATATATTGCGGGAAAGGAAATTGAGCGCGATTACAATCACCCGAGTATTTTTTCATGGGTTCTTTTTAACGAAACCTGGGGGCTGTTTAGTAACGATGAAGACGGGAAGCGTTCGTATACACCCGAAACGCAGGAATGGGTGAGAAGCTGGTACCATAAAACAAAAGAATATGATCCAACGCGATTAGTTGAAGATAACTCACCATGTAACTGGGATCACGTAATTACCGATATTAACACCTGGCACCGATATTCGCCTGCGCGCCACTGGGCCGGATTTCTCGATAGGGTTGTAGATAGTACATTTCCGGGATCTTCTTTTAATTATATTGGGAAAAACGAACAAACCAATGTGCCGATGTTTAATTCGGAATGTGGTGCCGTTTGGGGGTACAGTGGCAGCACCGGTGATATTGATATCACTTGGGAATACCATATTATGATGAACGAATTCAGGAAACGACCTGAAATTGCCGGATTTTTATTTACAGAATTTCATGATGTAATTAATGAATGGAACGGCTATTATCGTTTTGACCGTTCGGAAAAGAAATTTGGTCTTGATGAGCTTTGCCCCGGTATGACAATGAAAGATTTCCATTCCGATTTATATGTGGTTGCCGGAGAAGATTTTTTTCAAACATACAAAGGTGGGAGTGCCATTGAAATTCCTGTCGGAATCAGTGCTGTTACTTCAGATATTCCCGGTGAACTGAAATTGAGATATTCCGTTTATGGCTGGGATGAAATTGGTGAAAAATACAACATTACTTCAGGTGAAACAGATATTTCTGCACAGCCTTTTAAGTATACAGAGTTGCAGGCGACAAAAGTAAACCTACCGGATAAGACCGGAGTTGTAATTTTTTCTACGGCACTTGAAGATTCAAAAGGAAATATACTTCAGCGGAATTTTGTTCCATTTAAAGTTGAAGGGAATGGCTCGGAATATCTTACTGTTACGCAGTCTCCGGAAGATTTTACCGAAGCATCGTGGAACATTAAACATTTATCGCCACAAAACGGAAATAAAGTATGGGGGATGGGCTCCGGATATTTCGGATATGAATTTGAGCTGCCAAAAGATTTGAATGGGGACGAAGTTGAAAGTATAGAATTCAGAGCCGAACTTGCTTCCCGCTATCCACAGAGCAAATATCTGGAAGAAGGTGAAGCCGAAAAAATAGGAATGACTGTAGTGACTGAAAAAGGAATTGACGCGGGATACGGAAAAAACAGTTACCCGCAAACAGATGAAAAATTACATGGTGCTATCGTAAAAATAAATGCAAATGATCAGTTAATCGCGACAGTTGAGTTGCCGGACGACCCTGCCGACCATCGGGGAATTCTATCCTGGATGAATCAGGAACCAGGCTGGGAGTGGGGAAGTGATGATCACAGTAAACCGTGGTTACTTGATGAAGCGGGTTCGTATGGCTTTCTTGTTAAAGCCGACCTGGATGAAACTTCAAAAAAATCAGCGCTTGAAACAGGGAAAGTTACTATTCGTTTGTTTGTTGATGAGTCGACCGAAAACAGGGGTGGGCTTTCGGTATATGGCGAAAATTCAGGGATGTATCCGATGGACTTAACATTGTGGATAAAAAAGTCGCAATAA
- a CDS encoding HAD family hydrolase: MFAVVFDMDGVIVDNGEFHYLAWKRFCYNHQIPFSKEKFRKAFFGRINEQVLPILFNKELTKDEIQKLGSEKEKIYREIYKPELKPVPGLVLFLNELKENNIPVAVATSASPENVDFVLDGLNIKYYFDVIVDDSMVTKGKPDPEIYLKAAQLLKKASKNCIVFEDSLSGTKAALDAGSKVVAITTSLKADEHKYAKHIFSDFSEISLNFICTEIFN, from the coding sequence ATGTTTGCAGTTGTTTTTGATATGGATGGAGTTATAGTTGACAATGGCGAATTCCATTATCTGGCCTGGAAGAGATTTTGTTACAACCATCAAATTCCCTTTTCCAAAGAGAAATTTAGAAAAGCATTTTTTGGGCGGATCAACGAACAGGTTTTACCCATTCTTTTTAATAAAGAACTGACCAAAGACGAAATTCAAAAATTGGGTAGTGAAAAAGAAAAAATTTACCGTGAGATATATAAACCCGAACTAAAGCCCGTTCCCGGCTTGGTTTTATTTCTCAATGAGTTAAAAGAGAATAATATTCCAGTTGCAGTAGCTACTTCCGCATCACCGGAGAATGTTGATTTTGTGTTGGATGGTCTGAATATAAAATATTATTTTGATGTAATCGTCGATGATTCAATGGTAACAAAAGGCAAACCCGATCCAGAAATTTATCTGAAAGCAGCCCAACTATTGAAGAAGGCCTCTAAAAACTGTATTGTTTTTGAAGATAGTCTTTCCGGAACAAAAGCTGCTTTGGATGCCGGCTCCAAAGTGGTGGCAATTACCACTTCGTTAAAAGCAGATGAGCACAAGTATGCGAAACATATTTTTTCTGATTTTTCCGAAATTTCGCTTAATTTTATTTGCACAGAAATTTTCAACTAA
- a CDS encoding carboxypeptidase-like regulatory domain-containing protein — protein sequence MKSLVVIILSSFLALSVSADDGNKVESVSRENNSIYFTGTVKDKETGEYLVGAEVEIEGTELKTYTDFDGNFSFDNIAPGNYNVSANYISYKSEKLENLEISSRTNMLELELQQTK from the coding sequence ATGAAGTCACTTGTAGTTATTATTTTAAGCAGTTTTTTGGCCCTTTCAGTATCTGCTGATGATGGGAATAAAGTTGAATCGGTTTCCCGGGAAAATAACAGTATATATTTTACAGGAACAGTAAAAGACAAAGAGACAGGTGAATACCTTGTTGGTGCAGAAGTTGAGATAGAGGGAACGGAATTAAAAACCTACACTGATTTCGACGGTAATTTTAGTTTTGATAATATTGCTCCCGGTAATTATAATGTTTCAGCTAATTATATTTCTTATAAAAGTGAAAAGCTTGAGAATCTGGAAATAAGCTCTCGCACAAATATGTTGGAACTGGAGCTTCAGCAAACCAAATAA
- a CDS encoding toxin-antitoxin system YwqK family antitoxin yields the protein MKIMVAILGVLFTISVTAQDLKEINGLYFSGTELYTGDYVTHYDNGQVKMEAHFIDGLKDGKHLIYFDNGQLKEVRFYKNNEMDGIWFTYNMEGTKVAQASYVEGVKDGSWYVWNDEGKLVYEMAYEDGEKSGTWKKYDEMGLVVMERNYSEF from the coding sequence ATGAAAATAATGGTAGCAATTTTAGGAGTATTATTTACAATTTCAGTTACAGCACAGGATTTAAAAGAGATAAACGGACTTTATTTTTCAGGTACGGAGCTTTACACAGGTGATTACGTTACCCATTATGACAATGGCCAAGTAAAAATGGAAGCTCATTTTATTGATGGATTAAAAGATGGAAAACATTTAATTTATTTTGACAATGGCCAGTTAAAAGAAGTGCGTTTTTACAAAAACAACGAAATGGACGGAATTTGGTTTACCTACAACATGGAAGGCACAAAGGTTGCCCAGGCAAGTTACGTTGAAGGTGTAAAAGACGGGAGCTGGTATGTATGGAATGATGAAGGGAAATTAGTCTATGAAATGGCTTATGAAGATGGCGAAAAATCGGGTACCTGGAAAAAATATGATGAGATGGGCCTTGTTGTAATGGAAAGAAATTATTCTGAATTTTAA